A genome region from Populus alba chromosome 3, ASM523922v2, whole genome shotgun sequence includes the following:
- the LOC118054467 gene encoding auxin-responsive protein SAUR32, giving the protein MDVNKGKGKFKGNLIIKTWERCISFGRGSKRTSRLERSLTSKSKSCPHIEVSLEDDHDQKHSRKSRVAPEGCFSVYVGPQKQRFVIKTEYANHPLFKILLEEAESEYGYSPEGPLTLPCNVDVFYKVLMAMEDTGIDNKIHRGCSFAKNYGSYHLLSPSRMIVLNQF; this is encoded by the coding sequence ATGGATGTGAACAAGGGCAAAGGAAAGTTCAAAGGTAATCTGATCATCAAGACATGGGAGAGATGCATATCGTTTGGCAGGGGAAGCAAGAGAACGTCAAGACTGGAACGTTCTTTAACATCAAAGAGCAAATCATGCCCGCATATTGAAGTTTCACTTGAAGACGACCATGATCAAAAACATTCCAGGAAATCACGTGTAGCTCCTGAAGGTTGCTTCTCAGTCTACGTTGGACCCCAGAAACAAAGGTTTGTGATCAAGACAGAGTATGCAAACCACCCGCTATTCAAGATTCTGCTTGAAGAAGCAGAGTCCGAGTATGGTTACAGCCCTGAAGGCCCTCTAACACTACCCTGCAATGTTGATGTCTTCTACAAGGTGTTGATGGCTATGGAGGACACTGGTATTGATAACAAGATTCATCGCGGATGTAGCTTTGCCAAGAATTATGGATCTTATCACCTTCTTAGCCCATCGAGGATGATTGTTTTGAATCAGTTTTAA